The Pseudomonadota bacterium genome includes a region encoding these proteins:
- a CDS encoding DegV family EDD domain-containing protein, producing the protein MSSAISHVDASRFGEALLAGIANVFRHREAINRINVFPVADSDTGTNLVFTLASVRRVIEQQPGNSLPDLLGRIADAALDGARGNSGAILAQYFQGLSESSRGYQVFDGARLASAAAAGAQSAWQAMSEPVPGTLPTVLEDFADELTRRVRDGVDDIRALLRYGLRRARQSLAGTPDLLPVLRDAGVVDAGAQGFVDLLEGVWRYTRSGRVPASTEAVASTVPELPAEKMPAPDGHRYCTECLVDGEQMPVGQLRRELESLSADSLVVAGSDRRVRVHIHTNTPGEVFRICARFGEIRQQKADDMRRQHRLMSQRGRVAIVTDSAADLPPEEAERLGIHIIPIRLNFGQDEFLDKLTMTPAAFYRRLGQPGRHPQTSQPPPADFRRQFELLVSHQLEVIGLHISGRLSGTLQAARQAAERVDAGRIAVFDTRNAACGQGLMVLWAAEAAARGWERIAIAAWLTEHRHEFRTFALARDLSWGVRGGRVRPWMETIARRLRLNPILTASKEGDLTARAVIPGRTKALERFCRYVLRRMNSGTVYRVVISHTDAARDARQLRDRLLAAHTEIDACWIVEASPAVGAHAGPGTLIVGLHPWQPPEAHDD; encoded by the coding sequence GTGTCGAGCGCCATTTCGCATGTCGATGCGTCGCGTTTCGGTGAAGCGCTACTGGCCGGCATTGCCAACGTGTTCCGGCACCGGGAGGCCATCAACCGGATCAACGTGTTTCCGGTGGCCGACAGCGATACCGGGACCAACCTGGTCTTTACCCTGGCCAGCGTACGCCGCGTCATCGAGCAGCAACCGGGCAACAGCCTGCCCGATTTGCTGGGCCGCATTGCCGACGCAGCCCTCGACGGGGCACGCGGCAACTCCGGGGCCATTCTCGCGCAGTACTTCCAGGGTCTCAGCGAAAGCAGCCGGGGATACCAGGTGTTCGACGGCGCCCGTCTGGCCAGCGCAGCGGCTGCCGGGGCGCAGTCGGCCTGGCAGGCGATGTCCGAGCCGGTGCCCGGCACCCTGCCGACCGTGCTCGAGGACTTCGCCGATGAGTTGACGCGCCGGGTCCGCGACGGCGTGGACGATATTCGTGCCCTGCTGCGCTACGGTCTGCGGCGCGCGCGGCAGTCGCTGGCCGGCACGCCCGACCTGCTGCCGGTTCTGCGCGACGCCGGCGTGGTCGATGCCGGTGCCCAGGGCTTCGTCGACCTGCTCGAAGGCGTTTGGCGCTATACCCGCAGCGGGCGCGTCCCGGCCAGCACCGAAGCCGTGGCGAGCACAGTGCCGGAACTGCCGGCCGAAAAAATGCCGGCTCCGGACGGCCACCGTTACTGCACCGAGTGCCTGGTCGATGGTGAGCAGATGCCCGTTGGCCAGCTCCGGCGTGAGCTCGAATCGCTGTCAGCCGACTCGCTCGTGGTTGCCGGCAGCGACCGGCGCGTGCGCGTGCACATCCACACCAATACGCCCGGAGAGGTGTTCCGCATCTGCGCGCGCTTTGGCGAGATCCGGCAACAGAAGGCCGACGACATGCGCCGCCAGCACCGGCTGATGAGCCAGCGCGGCCGCGTAGCGATCGTCACTGATTCAGCCGCCGATCTGCCCCCCGAGGAAGCGGAGCGACTGGGCATCCACATCATTCCCATCCGCCTCAACTTCGGCCAGGACGAGTTTCTCGACAAGCTCACGATGACCCCGGCCGCCTTCTACCGTCGGCTGGGCCAGCCCGGCCGGCATCCGCAAACCTCACAGCCGCCACCGGCCGACTTTCGCCGGCAGTTCGAGCTCCTCGTCTCCCACCAGCTCGAGGTCATTGGCCTGCACATCTCGGGCCGGCTCAGCGGTACCCTGCAGGCAGCACGCCAGGCGGCTGAACGGGTTGATGCCGGGCGCATCGCCGTGTTCGATACACGCAACGCCGCCTGCGGACAGGGCCTGATGGTGCTGTGGGCCGCCGAAGCGGCCGCGCGCGGCTGGGAACGGATTGCCATTGCCGCCTGGCTGACCGAGCATCGACACGAATTCCGCACCTTTGCGCTGGCGCGCGATCTGTCCTGGGGGGTGCGCGGCGGCCGCGTGCGGCCCTGGATGGAGACAATTGCCCGCCGGCTTCGCCTCAATCCTATTCTGACCGCATCGAAAGAGGGGGATCTGACCGCACGTGCAGTCATACCCGGGCGCACAAAGGCGCTCGAGCGATTCTGTCGCTACGTGCTGCGCCGCATGAATTCCGGCACGGTCTACCGCGTTGTCATCAGCCACACCGATGCCGCCCGTGACGCGCGTCAGCTGCGCGACCGACTGCTTGCGGCCCACACCGAAATCGATGCGTGCTGGATTGTCGAGGCCAGCCCGGCCGTCGGCGCCCATGCCGGGCCGGGCACACTGATTGTCGGCCTGCACCCTTGGCAGCCGCCGGAGGCACACGATGATTGA
- the plsY gene encoding glycerol-3-phosphate 1-O-acyltransferase PlsY has protein sequence MIELLLAMIGGYLLGSISGALVLGRLRNIDIRQLGSGNAGGTNALRTVGWQFALGVVIIDIGKGALAAAALPLLGPLVSNQPMPAVSLAAAAGFCAVLGHIWPLYFRFRGGKGAGTAVGALAIVAPWCLPALVLVWLVTLIGTGYVGLSTILAGLSLVPSMWLLGPDPLPPALGALAIALALLLVLTHRGNLARMRAGRENRFDKARLIRRR, from the coding sequence ATGATTGAGCTGCTGCTGGCCATGATCGGCGGCTACCTGCTCGGTTCGATCTCCGGCGCGCTGGTGCTCGGTCGTCTGCGCAACATCGACATTCGACAGCTCGGATCGGGCAATGCCGGCGGCACCAATGCACTGCGCACAGTCGGCTGGCAGTTCGCCCTCGGCGTGGTGATCATCGACATCGGCAAGGGGGCGCTGGCGGCCGCTGCACTGCCGCTGCTCGGGCCACTGGTCAGCAATCAGCCAATGCCGGCGGTCAGCCTGGCGGCGGCCGCCGGCTTCTGCGCCGTGCTCGGACACATCTGGCCGCTGTATTTCCGATTCCGCGGCGGCAAGGGGGCCGGCACCGCAGTCGGGGCGCTGGCGATCGTCGCGCCCTGGTGTCTGCCAGCGCTGGTGCTGGTATGGCTGGTCACGCTCATCGGCACCGGCTATGTTGGCCTGTCGACCATTCTGGCCGGCTTGAGCCTGGTGCCGTCCATGTGGCTGCTGGGCCCCGATCCGCTGCCGCCGGCCCTGGGCGCCCTGGCCATTGCGCTGGCGCTGCTGTTGGTGCTGACCCACCGCGGCAATCTGGCGCGCATGCGTGCCGGCCGCGAAAACCGCTTCGACAAGGCGCGACTGATCCGACGCAGGTAG
- a CDS encoding biotin--[acetyl-CoA-carboxylase] ligase — protein sequence MSPELMHIYQHLANGECLNGAALAEELGITRAAIWKRIRALRQLGLAIGGSAGEGYRLAQPIEPLNASLIAAETTYAGVDLQVAGAVASTNRQLIGQGTPHATALVAEAQTAGRGRRGRGWSSPLGGGVYLSLGWRFESGLAGLAPLSLVVGVTAAGLLRGLGPAAVQVKWPNDLVIGNAKLGGCLVEVSGAAEGPCRAVVGCGINLIAPDPATIDQPCTGLMVHGCPIGRNVLAGRLIDALARALATFDRTGFAPFHGQWNRLDALRDRRVRVERAQDETIDGVAAGVDSSGRLLIRSSAGTLPIAGGEVSVRAD from the coding sequence ATGAGCCCCGAACTCATGCACATCTACCAGCACCTGGCCAACGGTGAATGTCTCAACGGCGCCGCGCTGGCCGAAGAACTGGGCATCACCCGGGCGGCCATCTGGAAACGCATCCGGGCGTTGCGCCAGCTGGGCCTGGCGATCGGCGGTTCGGCCGGAGAAGGCTACCGCCTGGCACAGCCCATCGAACCCCTGAACGCAAGCCTCATCGCCGCCGAAACCACGTATGCCGGCGTCGATCTGCAGGTTGCCGGTGCCGTCGCATCGACCAACCGGCAGCTGATCGGGCAAGGCACGCCGCACGCCACCGCACTGGTTGCCGAAGCACAGACGGCAGGCCGTGGTCGGCGCGGCCGTGGCTGGTCCTCGCCGCTGGGCGGCGGTGTCTACCTCTCGCTGGGCTGGCGGTTTGAGAGCGGACTCGCCGGACTGGCGCCCCTGAGCCTGGTGGTGGGGGTGACCGCCGCAGGCCTGCTGCGCGGCCTGGGCCCGGCTGCCGTTCAGGTCAAGTGGCCCAATGACCTGGTCATCGGTAACGCGAAACTGGGGGGCTGCCTGGTCGAGGTCAGCGGCGCAGCTGAAGGACCCTGCCGCGCCGTGGTCGGCTGCGGTATCAACCTGATTGCGCCTGACCCTGCGACGATCGACCAGCCCTGCACGGGGCTGATGGTCCACGGCTGCCCGATCGGGCGCAATGTCCTGGCAGGCCGGCTGATCGACGCCCTGGCCCGGGCGCTGGCGACCTTCGACCGGACCGGCTTCGCGCCGTTTCATGGTCAGTGGAATCGCCTCGACGCGCTAAGGGATCGCCGGGTCCGGGTCGAGCGTGCCCAGGATGAAACCATAGACGGTGTGGCCGCCGGAGTTGATTCCAGCGGGCGGCTTCTGATCCGGTCTTCGGCCGGCACCCTGCCAATCGCCGGTGGTGAGGTCAGCGTTCGTGCCGACTGA
- a CDS encoding type III pantothenate kinase, whose product MPTDLLIDIGHSRIKWACAVDGRLVIETAGQAGVGLFEQLEQIVRRHAPVRRAVLCAQSRRATVEAITARLAQCQVDIDIIASGDRLLPVTPAYPGLGCDRWLALQWPWQQSRGALLVADCGSALTIDLVDTSGRHLGGWIMAGLHAARDGLLARAPGLAGEPCGEFMAGRPARTTAAAVAAGGWLQLAGAIEFACDRAGGLLDDHIDVWITGGDAPGLAGVLRQPAHHDPYLVLRGLAMAAKTT is encoded by the coding sequence GTGCCGACTGATCTGCTCATTGACATCGGGCACTCGCGCATCAAGTGGGCCTGCGCTGTCGACGGCCGCCTGGTCATCGAAACGGCCGGACAGGCCGGTGTGGGCCTCTTCGAGCAACTCGAGCAGATCGTTCGGCGGCACGCGCCGGTCCGGCGCGCCGTGCTGTGCGCACAGTCCCGGCGAGCCACAGTCGAAGCGATCACTGCCCGCCTGGCCCAATGCCAGGTGGATATCGATATCATTGCAAGCGGCGACCGGCTTCTGCCGGTGACCCCGGCTTACCCCGGTCTGGGTTGTGATCGCTGGCTGGCGCTGCAGTGGCCCTGGCAGCAAAGCCGTGGCGCGCTGCTGGTGGCCGACTGCGGCAGCGCACTGACCATCGATCTGGTCGACACCTCCGGCCGGCATCTTGGAGGCTGGATCATGGCCGGTCTGCATGCCGCACGCGACGGACTGCTCGCGCGTGCGCCGGGCCTGGCCGGCGAGCCCTGTGGTGAGTTTATGGCTGGACGGCCGGCACGGACCACCGCTGCAGCGGTGGCCGCCGGTGGCTGGCTGCAGCTTGCCGGGGCGATTGAGTTCGCCTGCGATCGCGCCGGCGGGTTGCTGGACGACCACATCGACGTGTGGATCACCGGCGGCGACGCGCCAGGGCTGGCCGGCGTATTGCGGCAGCCGGCGCATCATGATCCATATCTGGTACTGCGAGGACTGGCAATGGCGGCAAAAACGACATGA
- a CDS encoding SPOR domain-containing protein, whose translation MNPSRWRWPAIALLAVNLVLLVSWLFSSPPEPIHQDIRPLDPALPRAELVTQVRSNEQRPAGCYTIGPLATLLAQQRAVDRLRPFTNRLRTRQTEADRDRGWWVYLPASSRNEAMTLTRRLAERGVEDYYVVAGGALENAVSVGLYEQIENARQRQRQIRELGFNAQLEVRRETVPQFWVDYQVSNDGEPPWRFIMRASPGAQRLEIPCFEPDPTAPDEPA comes from the coding sequence ATGAATCCATCGCGCTGGCGCTGGCCCGCAATCGCCTTGCTGGCGGTCAACCTGGTGCTGCTGGTGAGCTGGCTGTTTTCCAGCCCGCCCGAACCGATACACCAGGATATTCGGCCGCTGGATCCGGCACTGCCGCGCGCCGAACTGGTCACGCAGGTCAGGTCGAACGAACAGCGCCCGGCTGGCTGCTACACCATCGGCCCGCTGGCCACGCTGCTGGCCCAGCAGCGGGCTGTTGATCGGCTGCGCCCGTTCACGAACCGACTGCGCACCCGCCAGACCGAGGCCGACCGCGACCGCGGCTGGTGGGTCTACCTGCCAGCCAGCTCGCGTAACGAGGCCATGACGCTGACGCGTCGACTGGCGGAGCGCGGCGTGGAGGACTACTATGTGGTGGCCGGCGGCGCGCTGGAAAACGCGGTCTCGGTCGGACTCTATGAACAGATCGAAAATGCGCGCCAGCGCCAGAGACAGATTCGTGAACTGGGCTTCAACGCCCAGCTCGAGGTCAGGCGAGAAACCGTCCCGCAGTTCTGGGTTGACTATCAGGTCAGTAACGACGGTGAGCCACCCTGGCGCTTTATCATGCGCGCCTCCCCCGGGGCGCAGCGCCTCGAGATCCCGTGCTTCGAGCCTGATCCGACGGCACCCGACGAACCCGCATGA
- the ubiA gene encoding 4-hydroxybenzoate octaprenyltransferase, which produces MIEFRLRARLFAGSAGPWLRLMRFDRPIGFALLLWPTWLGLWFAAGGLPSPGNLTIFTLGVIVMRSAGCVINDFADRHLDPKVERTRSRPIAAGEITPRQALGLFFVLLAVALVLVSLTNRLTILLAFGGAALTATYPFFKRFTHFPQLVLAAAFSWAIPMAFAAEAGSLPALAWWLFAANFVWTVIYDTEYAMADRRDDLIAGVKSAAIAFGQADVMVIAALMGLFTALLLLIGSQYLPQPAWWTAVALVFAHFQVQLWRIRERKPDACFKAFLSNHWVGLILFCGAALSLL; this is translated from the coding sequence ATGATCGAGTTCAGGCTGCGCGCACGACTGTTTGCCGGCTCAGCCGGCCCCTGGCTGCGCCTGATGCGCTTCGACCGGCCGATTGGCTTCGCGCTGCTGCTGTGGCCGACCTGGCTGGGCCTGTGGTTTGCCGCCGGCGGTCTGCCTTCGCCCGGCAACCTGACCATCTTCACGCTCGGCGTAATCGTGATGCGCTCGGCCGGCTGTGTCATCAACGATTTCGCCGACCGGCACCTCGACCCCAAAGTCGAGCGCACCCGGTCCCGGCCAATTGCCGCCGGAGAGATCACGCCGCGCCAGGCACTCGGGCTTTTTTTCGTTCTGCTGGCCGTTGCGCTGGTGCTGGTCAGCCTGACCAACCGCCTGACCATTCTGCTGGCCTTCGGCGGTGCGGCACTCACGGCCACCTATCCGTTCTTCAAGCGCTTCACCCATTTTCCCCAGCTGGTGCTGGCTGCCGCGTTCAGCTGGGCCATACCCATGGCGTTTGCTGCCGAAGCCGGCAGCCTGCCCGCGCTAGCCTGGTGGTTGTTTGCCGCCAATTTTGTCTGGACGGTGATTTACGACACCGAATACGCGATGGCCGACCGCCGCGATGACCTTATCGCCGGAGTGAAATCCGCAGCCATCGCATTCGGGCAGGCCGACGTGATGGTCATCGCTGCCCTGATGGGCTTGTTCACGGCGCTGCTGCTGCTCATCGGCAGTCAGTATCTGCCCCAACCGGCCTGGTGGACTGCGGTGGCCCTGGTCTTTGCGCATTTCCAGGTGCAGCTGTGGCGCATTCGGGAGCGCAAACCGGACGCCTGCTTCAAGGCGTTCCTGAGCAACCACTGGGTCGGTCTGATCCTGTTCTGCGGCGCCGCACTGTCGCTTCTTTAG
- a CDS encoding ComF family protein, with product MLTLADARQGLTALRRLLLPPVCLICGGSGRGRLDCCAGCEAGLPAAMPGCRRCGLELADTVARCGHCQRRPPAFDRCRAGFAYRDEIESLVQRFKFRRDLAAGRLLAELTARRLLAVGVQRPDALVPVPLHWRRLLWRGFNQSELLAADLGRALGGIPVERMLSRIRATPAQSTLAAARRRSNVQRAFRALPGALQARSVALIDDVMTTGSTLNACARALKQAGVDYVEVWVIARA from the coding sequence ATGCTGACACTGGCCGATGCCCGTCAGGGGCTGACTGCACTGCGGCGCTTGCTTCTGCCGCCAGTATGCCTGATCTGCGGCGGCAGCGGGCGCGGTCGCCTGGATTGTTGCGCCGGCTGTGAAGCCGGACTTCCGGCTGCTATGCCGGGCTGTCGGCGCTGCGGGCTGGAGCTTGCCGATACCGTTGCCCGCTGCGGTCACTGCCAGCGACGGCCGCCGGCCTTTGACCGCTGCCGGGCAGGCTTTGCCTATCGTGACGAGATCGAGTCACTGGTGCAGCGTTTCAAGTTTCGTCGTGACCTGGCTGCCGGTCGCCTGTTGGCTGAGCTGACCGCGCGCCGCCTGCTGGCCGTCGGTGTGCAGCGTCCTGACGCGCTGGTGCCGGTGCCGCTGCACTGGCGTCGGCTGTTGTGGCGCGGTTTCAACCAGTCCGAGCTGCTGGCTGCAGACCTGGGCCGGGCACTGGGCGGCATTCCGGTCGAGCGAATGCTCAGTCGGATTCGCGCCACGCCGGCTCAGTCGACGCTGGCGGCAGCCCGGCGCCGGAGCAACGTCCAGCGCGCTTTCCGTGCGCTGCCCGGCGCATTGCAGGCCCGCAGCGTGGCCCTGATCGACGACGTCATGACCACCGGTTCGACGCTGAACGCCTGCGCCCGGGCGCTCAAGCAGGCCGGCGTCGACTACGTCGAGGTCTGGGTGATTGCCCGCGCCTGA
- a CDS encoding methyltransferase domain-containing protein, translating into MPLAEHSVDLAFANFWLHRSSDLGESLDGLRRIVRPGGLILLTLPGLDLFRELIERGAQIEPDHRVEAQRLGDALIRAGFQEPVLDTDWLTVRHNSVAELVADLEASGFRCRLPDALERAPGRDGRPGDDLAITWEIVYASAWAPEEGQPIRSAEGETASISLANLTIRRR; encoded by the coding sequence CTGCCGCTGGCCGAGCACAGTGTCGACCTGGCCTTCGCCAACTTCTGGCTGCACCGCTCAAGCGACCTTGGCGAGTCGCTGGATGGCCTGCGGCGCATCGTTCGACCTGGCGGACTGATTCTGCTGACGCTGCCCGGACTCGACCTGTTTCGCGAACTGATCGAGCGCGGTGCGCAGATCGAACCCGATCATCGCGTCGAGGCACAGCGCCTCGGCGATGCGCTGATCCGGGCGGGTTTCCAGGAACCGGTACTCGATACCGACTGGCTCACCGTTCGCCACAACAGCGTTGCGGAACTGGTGGCCGACCTGGAGGCATCCGGCTTTCGGTGCCGGCTGCCGGATGCCCTGGAGCGAGCGCCTGGTCGCGACGGCCGGCCCGGAGACGATCTGGCAATCACCTGGGAAATCGTCTACGCCTCGGCCTGGGCGCCCGAGGAGGGTCAACCGATTCGCAGTGCCGAAGGCGAAACGGCGAGCATTTCGCTGGCCAATCTGACCATCCGTCGCCGTTGA
- a CDS encoding IS30 family transposase, which produces MSYTHLTREERYQIRAMLDANCTIRRIASVLGRSPGTVSRELARNRGLRGYRPGQADRFASERAAASRCRHRITKRQWTELSRLIRLDWSPEQISARAALEGTLDISPEWIYQFIYADKAVGGDLWRHLRCQRKRRKRYGSGRDRRGRIPDRVGIEARPAEVDTRETMGHWEGDTIIGKGHRGAAMTAVERKSRLLRIGKLPSKSANAMRQVFRRRLGPMAEAVRSITFDNGKEFSQHRLIGEDLNSLTYFADPYASWQRGTNENTNGLIRQYLPKSRNLETLTGGEIRMIEHRINNRPRKCNGYLTPNEVAYNKREKLTVALRS; this is translated from the coding sequence ATGAGCTATACGCACCTCACCAGGGAAGAACGTTACCAGATTCGAGCCATGCTTGACGCCAACTGTACGATCCGCCGCATTGCCAGTGTTCTGGGCCGCTCTCCGGGCACCGTCTCGCGGGAGCTGGCTCGCAATCGTGGTCTGCGAGGCTATCGACCCGGCCAGGCGGATCGGTTCGCCAGCGAGCGTGCGGCTGCCAGCCGATGCCGACACCGAATCACCAAGCGCCAATGGACCGAACTCAGCCGGCTGATTCGCCTCGACTGGAGCCCGGAGCAAATCAGCGCTCGAGCGGCCCTGGAAGGCACGCTCGACATCTCGCCGGAATGGATCTATCAGTTCATCTATGCCGACAAGGCGGTCGGTGGCGATCTGTGGCGCCACCTGAGGTGTCAACGAAAACGGCGCAAGCGCTACGGCAGTGGACGCGATCGGCGAGGCCGCATTCCCGACCGGGTGGGCATTGAGGCCCGGCCGGCGGAGGTGGATACGCGCGAGACCATGGGCCACTGGGAAGGCGACACGATCATCGGCAAAGGTCATCGCGGCGCCGCCATGACCGCGGTCGAGCGCAAGTCGCGATTGCTTCGTATCGGCAAGCTGCCGAGCAAGTCGGCCAATGCGATGCGCCAGGTGTTTCGGCGTCGTCTCGGACCCATGGCCGAGGCTGTTCGATCGATTACATTCGACAACGGCAAGGAGTTCTCACAACATCGCCTGATCGGGGAAGACTTGAACAGTTTGACGTATTTTGCCGACCCGTATGCTTCGTGGCAGCGCGGCACCAACGAGAACACCAACGGACTGATCCGGCAGTATCTCCCCAAGAGCCGCAATCTGGAGACACTGACCGGCGGCGAGATTCGAATGATCGAGCATCGCATCAACAACCGACCAAGGAAGTGCAATGGGTACCTGACGCCAAACGAAGTTGCTTACAATAAGCGAGAGAAGTTAACCGTTGCACTTCGTAGTTGA